The following proteins are co-located in the Pedobacter sp. FW305-3-2-15-E-R2A2 genome:
- a CDS encoding RNA polymerase sigma factor RpoD/SigA has protein sequence MRHFRISPSITNRKTDSLERYLNEIGKIDLLSPDEELELAKRINAGDRAAADKLIKANLRFVVSVAKGYQDHGLRLSDLISEGNKGLIKASGRFDGTKGFKFISFAVWWIRQSIMASISDNRRIVRLPGNQVVGITKAYRAAEVLEQRLGRFPTAEEIAEEMGVSDEQAMDFLSHAPLSQSLDALLSEDGETTVKDLIPNENTPAADHQLWQESLAVDMRRFLTIVSERERKIIYYYYGLDGYPQTTLDDMVSIFKLSKERIRQLKDKAIKTLQRSSKSALLREYLY, from the coding sequence ATGAGACATTTCAGGATATCACCATCCATTACCAACCGGAAAACGGATTCACTGGAGCGGTATTTAAATGAAATTGGAAAGATTGATTTGTTGAGCCCGGATGAAGAACTTGAGCTTGCTAAAAGAATTAATGCCGGAGATCGCGCTGCTGCTGATAAGCTGATCAAGGCAAACCTGCGTTTCGTGGTGTCTGTGGCGAAAGGTTACCAGGACCATGGCTTAAGGCTTTCTGATCTGATTAGTGAGGGCAATAAGGGGTTGATTAAAGCGAGCGGGAGGTTTGATGGGACCAAAGGCTTTAAATTCATCTCTTTTGCCGTGTGGTGGATTCGCCAGAGCATTATGGCATCCATTTCGGATAACAGGCGCATTGTACGTTTGCCGGGAAACCAGGTTGTAGGAATTACGAAAGCTTATAGGGCGGCCGAAGTGTTGGAACAGAGACTGGGGCGTTTTCCTACTGCGGAAGAAATTGCGGAGGAGATGGGAGTTTCCGACGAGCAGGCTATGGATTTTCTTTCTCATGCGCCATTGTCGCAATCTTTGGATGCATTGCTTAGCGAGGATGGTGAAACTACGGTAAAAGACCTGATTCCGAATGAAAATACACCAGCTGCGGATCATCAGTTATGGCAGGAGTCACTGGCTGTAGATATGCGTCGTTTTTTAACGATCGTGTCGGAAAGGGAACGTAAGATCATCTATTACTATTATGGTTTGGATGGCTATCCTCAGACCACGCTTGATGATATGGTCTCTATCTTTAAACTGAGTAAGGAGCGTATCCGTCAATTGAAAGATAAAGCGATAAAAACCTTACAAAGAAGCTCAAAATCGGCGCTTCTACGGGAGTATTTGTACTAA